The following is a genomic window from Desulfomicrobium escambiense DSM 10707.
TCCCTCGATGTAGGCGACTTCGTATTCTCCCGCTGGCCAGATCAGGGAATCATCCGGATCGGGGCTCATCTCGGCCGCGTCGAACCAGAGCAGATTGAACAGCGAGCGCACGTCCGGCGACAGGCGCACGCTGCGCACCGGCGGCGGTTCCGGCTCGGGCTCCGGCTGGGGATAGCTGGGCGCGGGATTGTTCGGGTCTTCTCTGTAGAAGGGATAGACCAGGTTGCCGTCCACCTGGCTCTGGATCACCCGGTAGGCGATATGCACCAGCAGCAGGTTGCCGTCGATGTTCAGCGGCCGGTCGTCGAAGCGCACCTCCGTGATGATCACCCGCTTTTCCCAGCGCTTGATGGCGTCGATCACGTAATGGCGCAGCAGGCCCTTGAGCACCTCGTCGTTCTGTTCGAACACCAGATCCTTCAGCCGGGAGCCAAACTCCGGATTCATGAAACGTTCGCCGATCCGGGTGCCGAGGATCTGCAGGATGCTTTCGCGGATATGCTCGTGCTCCCGCGAGGTGGCGGTCGAGATCTGGGTGCCGCCGGATACCGACTGAAACCGGAACGGGTAGCGCAATCCCTTGCCGAGGAAATCGTAGCTCATCAGGTACGCTCCTCGCAGTCGATGCCGCACTGTCCCGAGCAGCCATTTTCCGGTGCGTCGTCGTCGATAGGTTCTCCCTGGAACCGGATCACCAGATCCAGTCCGCTCTTGAGCCCCAGATGGATGGTGCCGTCCGCCTCGATCAACCCACCGTGGCCGGACTGGCCGCACTGGAATCCCTTGGCTCCGCCGGAGAGTAGACGGGCAGCGATGGTTTCGCCGATGCCCTCGATGCGGCCGATGCCGATGATGTCGATAGGTCCGGCCGGGTTGATCAGGGTGATGAAACGCTCCCGGTGATCGACGTCGAGGCGGATGCCCTCGGGCAGAACCACCGCGAAGCGTTCCGCGCCCATGGCGGTCGGCTCGATCCCGGCAGGCAGTCCGCTGATACCGGCTGCCTCCTGGGTCGAGCGCAGATAGGACTCGACCAGGGTGTAAAGGCGTCCCGGGGCGACCTCGGTGGCCGTGCCGGGTCCGGGGGTGATGACCTGCTGTTCTCCTCCGTCGATAACGCAGATGCGCTGGT
Proteins encoded in this region:
- a CDS encoding GPW/gp25 family protein; translation: MSYDFLGKGLRYPFRFQSVSGGTQISTATSREHEHIRESILQILGTRIGERFMNPEFGSRLKDLVFEQNDEVLKGLLRHYVIDAIKRWEKRVIITEVRFDDRPLNIDGNLLLVHIAYRVIQSQVDGNLVYPFYREDPNNPAPSYPQPEPEPEPPPVRSVRLSPDVRSLFNLLWFDAAEMSPDPDDSLIWPAGEYEVAYIEGAFQDRNGKWIVSDPGDNHGHYLTFEGAPETEAPQAEHALYLAASGLGFDTQSQAEDNAAGTVHRITTLEPGRIGLFYFEGKKESHYLNNTSGQPNPVWQLRGPL